In the genome of Amphiura filiformis chromosome 4, Afil_fr2py, whole genome shotgun sequence, one region contains:
- the LOC140150920 gene encoding putative polypeptide N-acetylgalactosaminyltransferase 9 encodes MKEADAGDVTDRLALRKRLNCKSFGWYLENVFPWSSLPSSLNKGVVFGQVTHLASQLCLATYNAVNKTKQPDNALKTLTCIVPNVDQLWSLKQHGEMKHNDLCLDSTSQYALVNRCNYGVAQHQWTYDNKTQQISQNDWCLDFNGSQDSVVYLNKCNQTSETQRWVMDMRQWDIPPLDDQLAP; translated from the exons ATGAAAGAAGCTGACGCTGGTGATGTGACGGACAGACTAGCCCTACGAAAGCGGCTGAATTGTAAGTCGTTTGGATGGTATCTAGAGAATGTCTTTCCATGGAGCAGTTTACCAAGCAGTTTAAATAAAGGTGTGGTATTTGGCCAG GTAACACATCTGGCAAGTCAACTATGTTTAGCTACATATAATGCCGTGAACAAAACAAAGCAACCTGACAATGCGCTTAAAACGTTGACTTGTATCGTACCGAATGTCGATCAG CTCTGGTCATTAAAACAGCATGGAGAAATGAAACATAATGACCTGTGCCTAGATAGTACATCTCAGTATGCACTAGTGAATAGGTGTAACTATGGTGTGGCGCAACATCAATGGACCTACGATAATAAG ACACAGCAAATAAGCCAGAATGATTGGTGTTTAGATTTTAATGGATCGCAAGATAGCGTGGTTTATTTAAACAAATGTAACCAAACATCAGAAACACAAAGATGGGTTATGGACATGCGACAATGGGATATTCCGCCATTAGATGACCAATTAGCACCTTGA